In one Photobacterium swingsii genomic region, the following are encoded:
- a CDS encoding EutN/CcmL family microcompartment protein, which produces MILATVTGHVVATQKSDELRGSNLLLVTALGDDLEPIKDRTYVAVDSVGAGMHDQVLVEEYFALHKHDYKAMSIVAIVEKIHQGR; this is translated from the coding sequence ATGATTCTTGCAACAGTTACCGGGCACGTTGTCGCGACCCAAAAAAGTGATGAATTACGTGGTTCTAATCTACTGCTTGTGACAGCCCTTGGTGATGACTTAGAGCCCATTAAAGATCGTACTTATGTCGCGGTTGATAGTGTGGGCGCCGGCATGCATGACCAAGTGTTAGTGGAAGAGTATTTCGCGCTCCATAAGCATGATTACAAGGCAATGTCGATAGTCGCCATCGTTGAAAAGATCCACCAAGGTCGATAG
- a CDS encoding 1-propanol dehydrogenase PduQ: MNDFQIKPAIQFGANALNKLSTVPGQRALIITDHAMVKFGIADMVSQHLQANQMVVELFANVTPDPDLSVIANGMKAFVAAKPDVVVAVGGGSVIDAAKGVIYTLSQGGQLVHKPYFIAIPTTSGTGSEVTAFSVIKSNTEKWVVVDEYMLPDLAILDPALVKSVPAAITADTGMDVLCHALEAYVSNQASDFSDALAEKAVQLVFSHLLDCYQQGSDLLAREKMHNASCIAGMAFTNASLGITHSLAHALGGKFGVPHGRANALLMSRVVAFNADFTGGCNTDAAKKYTRLAALLGLPAADCREGVHSLLVAIDVLREQLGLAANIQDCGIAECDFNAAMAAMVTLAAQDNCTPTSPRSASAIELETLYRQSFVSASLT; this comes from the coding sequence ATGAATGATTTTCAGATCAAACCCGCGATTCAATTTGGTGCCAATGCACTTAATAAATTGAGTACCGTACCTGGCCAACGCGCTTTGATCATTACTGATCACGCCATGGTTAAGTTTGGTATCGCAGACATGGTGAGCCAGCATTTGCAGGCGAACCAGATGGTGGTTGAGCTGTTCGCTAATGTAACACCAGATCCTGATTTGTCAGTAATAGCTAATGGCATGAAAGCCTTTGTTGCAGCGAAGCCTGACGTGGTAGTTGCTGTCGGTGGTGGCTCTGTTATCGATGCGGCGAAAGGGGTGATTTATACCTTATCGCAAGGTGGTCAGTTAGTGCACAAACCGTACTTTATTGCGATTCCAACAACTAGCGGTACAGGCTCTGAAGTGACAGCTTTCTCAGTGATTAAATCAAACACTGAAAAGTGGGTTGTGGTTGATGAATACATGCTGCCTGATCTGGCGATTCTTGACCCTGCGCTCGTGAAATCGGTACCTGCTGCAATTACGGCTGACACAGGGATGGATGTGCTGTGTCATGCGCTAGAAGCGTATGTGTCAAATCAGGCTTCTGACTTTAGTGACGCTTTAGCAGAGAAGGCCGTGCAGCTTGTTTTTTCTCATTTGCTGGATTGTTACCAACAAGGTAGTGACCTGCTCGCGCGTGAAAAAATGCATAACGCCTCGTGTATCGCTGGCATGGCATTTACGAATGCGTCGTTGGGGATAACCCACAGTTTAGCCCATGCGCTAGGTGGAAAATTTGGTGTGCCACATGGCCGTGCGAATGCCTTACTGATGAGTCGCGTTGTTGCGTTTAATGCTGATTTCACCGGGGGGTGTAATACCGATGCCGCGAAGAAATACACACGACTAGCCGCTTTACTGGGCTTGCCTGCAGCAGATTGCCGTGAAGGTGTCCATAGCCTGTTGGTTGCGATAGATGTACTGCGTGAACAACTTGGTTTAGCGGCCAATATTCAGGACTGCGGTATCGCTGAGTGTGACTTTAACGCAGCCATGGCAGCCATGGTAACGCTGGCGGCACAAGACAACTGTACCCCAACCAGTCCGCGCTCTGCGAGTGCAATAGAACTGGAAACCTTGTATCGCCAAAGCTTTGTATCGGCATCGCTAACGTAA
- the cutC gene encoding choline trimethylamine-lyase, giving the protein MANYSLTPRVKMLAEKLLAKNSSINSERATILASIGEDIAGMPPLVKKAQHFSQLMSDLPLYIGQDELIIGSQSSALRGAIFHTEEELNSPSVFGFLNSDSTQTPDYMTVISTGLKVLEQHMESRLKNIGSAISRNGMDEVNQGKAMLLACKGAETLTQRLAAELEAKASAESHPYRKAELQEAAATLRHILGQPARTFKEACQAFYLIQLMMHLDNGGYAVGHIGFDKALYGYYQRDINAGVITAEQAYEIVESLWLKLVELSEVRADVATAGYPMFDWLVQGGQMTDGQLVQNELSAMLLAARNNLASLNNALQMRLYQGGAVATTTETSCFAAAAECDVKEMEGLTPRMQRLRSNYLKARPSVSIYRAQAFTEVTKKHQGLPLILLRAKAFRYACETAPLLIQDDELIVGHPCGKPRAGAFSPDIAWRWVRDELDTMSTRAQDPFEISEEDKRIIREEIVPFWEGRSLDEICEAQYREAGLWDFSGETFVSDLSYHQINGGGDTCPGYDILLFTKGMNGIKADAEDKLASLSMENPDDIDKIYFYKASIETCEGVIAYSHRIAAHALELAEKETNPQRRAELLTIAQTNENVPANPPKTLQEALQSIWTIESLFEVEENQTGLSLGRLDQYCYPMYRADIDSGRLTEEQALEMMQAFIIKCAELMWMSSELGAKYFAGYQPFINLTVGGQKRQGGDATNDLTLMIMDAVRYVKVYQPSLACRIHNQSPQHYLEKIVDVVKAGMGFPACHFDDSHIKMMLRKGYDFEDARDYCLMGCVEPQKSGRIYQWTSTGYTQWPIAIEFVLNRGRMVLFDSYQGLDTGELNQIHSFEQFERAVKVQIAHIIKLSAIGTVISQRVHRDVAPKPLMSLMVEGCMEQGKDVAAGGAVINHGPGLIFSGLATYVDSMAAIRKLVFEDKKYTLEQMRDAMLANFEGFEELRRDCLNAPKFGNDDNYADEFALDITEWTERECRDYQMLYSTMSHGTLSISNNTPIGELTNATPNGRLAWMPLSDGISPTQGADKHGPTAIIKSVSKMNVETMNIGMVHNFKFLKGLLDTPEGKNGLITLLRTASILGNGQMQFSYVDNEVLKKAQLEPEKYRDLIVRVAGYSAYFVELCKEVQDEIISRTVLEKF; this is encoded by the coding sequence ATGGCCAACTATTCTCTAACGCCACGCGTAAAAATGCTGGCAGAAAAGTTACTTGCAAAAAACAGCTCTATTAATTCAGAGCGCGCAACAATTTTGGCGTCTATTGGCGAAGATATTGCTGGTATGCCACCGCTAGTAAAAAAAGCACAACATTTCAGCCAACTAATGTCAGATCTGCCGCTATATATTGGTCAAGATGAGCTCATTATCGGTAGCCAATCATCAGCACTGCGTGGCGCGATTTTCCATACAGAAGAAGAACTAAACAGCCCATCAGTCTTTGGTTTTTTAAATAGCGACTCGACCCAAACACCAGATTACATGACTGTGATCAGCACTGGTCTAAAAGTGCTAGAACAGCACATGGAATCGCGTCTTAAAAATATTGGTAGCGCGATTAGCCGTAATGGTATGGACGAAGTTAACCAAGGCAAAGCCATGCTGCTTGCTTGTAAAGGCGCTGAAACCCTAACGCAACGTTTAGCGGCAGAATTAGAAGCCAAAGCTAGCGCTGAAAGCCATCCATACCGCAAGGCTGAACTACAAGAAGCGGCAGCGACATTGCGCCATATTCTTGGTCAACCTGCTCGCACATTTAAAGAAGCATGTCAGGCGTTCTACTTAATTCAACTGATGATGCATCTTGATAACGGCGGTTACGCTGTGGGTCATATCGGTTTTGATAAAGCGCTGTACGGTTACTACCAACGTGATATCAATGCAGGCGTGATCACAGCAGAGCAAGCTTACGAAATCGTCGAGTCTCTATGGCTGAAATTGGTTGAGTTGTCTGAAGTGCGTGCCGATGTTGCAACAGCAGGCTACCCAATGTTTGACTGGTTAGTGCAAGGCGGCCAGATGACGGATGGTCAACTGGTACAAAACGAACTGTCTGCAATGCTTTTGGCTGCACGCAATAACCTAGCAAGCTTGAACAATGCACTACAAATGCGCTTATACCAAGGTGGCGCTGTTGCTACTACTACTGAAACATCGTGCTTTGCCGCTGCAGCTGAGTGTGATGTGAAAGAAATGGAAGGCCTAACGCCACGTATGCAACGTCTACGTAGCAACTACCTAAAAGCCCGTCCAAGTGTTTCAATTTATCGTGCTCAAGCATTCACAGAAGTTACCAAAAAGCATCAAGGTTTACCGCTGATTTTATTACGTGCGAAAGCCTTCCGCTATGCCTGTGAAACGGCACCGTTACTGATTCAAGATGATGAGCTAATTGTTGGTCATCCATGTGGTAAGCCTCGTGCTGGTGCATTCTCACCAGATATCGCGTGGCGTTGGGTGCGCGACGAGCTTGATACCATGAGCACGCGTGCACAAGACCCGTTTGAAATCTCAGAAGAAGACAAGCGCATTATTCGTGAAGAGATCGTTCCTTTCTGGGAAGGTCGCTCACTGGATGAAATTTGTGAAGCGCAATACCGCGAAGCCGGCCTATGGGACTTCAGTGGTGAAACTTTTGTCAGTGATTTGTCTTACCACCAAATTAACGGTGGCGGTGATACCTGTCCGGGTTACGACATCCTGCTATTTACTAAAGGTATGAACGGTATTAAAGCGGATGCTGAAGATAAACTGGCATCGCTAAGCATGGAAAACCCAGACGATATCGATAAGATCTACTTCTATAAAGCATCGATTGAAACTTGCGAAGGTGTTATTGCTTATTCGCACCGTATCGCGGCGCATGCATTGGAATTAGCAGAGAAAGAAACGAATCCGCAACGTCGTGCAGAGCTATTAACGATTGCACAAACAAACGAAAATGTACCGGCTAATCCACCTAAAACACTGCAAGAAGCGCTACAAAGCATCTGGACTATTGAGTCGTTATTTGAAGTGGAAGAAAACCAAACCGGTCTTTCACTAGGACGCTTAGACCAGTACTGCTACCCAATGTACCGTGCTGACATTGATTCTGGTCGTTTAACTGAAGAACAAGCGCTAGAAATGATGCAAGCGTTCATTATCAAGTGTGCGGAACTGATGTGGATGTCGAGCGAACTTGGTGCGAAATACTTCGCGGGTTACCAGCCGTTTATCAACCTAACTGTGGGTGGCCAGAAGCGCCAAGGTGGCGATGCAACCAATGATCTAACGCTCATGATTATGGATGCCGTTCGCTACGTTAAAGTGTACCAACCATCGCTAGCGTGTCGTATTCATAACCAATCGCCACAGCATTACCTAGAAAAAATTGTTGATGTAGTGAAAGCCGGTATGGGTTTCCCTGCGTGTCACTTTGATGATTCGCACATCAAGATGATGCTACGCAAAGGCTACGACTTTGAAGATGCACGTGACTACTGCCTAATGGGGTGTGTGGAACCTCAAAAATCAGGCCGTATTTACCAATGGACCTCAACAGGTTACACCCAATGGCCGATTGCGATTGAATTCGTATTAAACCGCGGTCGTATGGTGTTGTTTGATAGCTACCAAGGTCTTGATACTGGTGAATTAAACCAAATTCACTCATTCGAACAATTCGAGCGAGCAGTGAAAGTGCAAATTGCTCACATCATTAAATTGTCAGCAATTGGTACCGTGATTAGTCAGCGTGTTCACCGTGATGTAGCACCTAAACCATTGATGTCATTAATGGTTGAAGGCTGTATGGAGCAAGGTAAAGATGTTGCTGCAGGTGGTGCTGTTATTAACCACGGCCCTGGTTTGATTTTCTCTGGCTTAGCCACCTATGTCGATTCAATGGCTGCTATTCGCAAGTTGGTCTTTGAAGATAAGAAATACACTTTAGAGCAAATGCGCGATGCGATGCTGGCTAACTTTGAAGGCTTTGAAGAACTTCGCCGCGACTGCTTGAACGCACCAAAATTTGGTAACGATGATAACTACGCCGATGAGTTTGCTTTGGATATTACTGAGTGGACAGAGCGCGAATGTCGCGACTACCAAATGCTGTACTCAACAATGAGCCACGGCACCTTATCTATCTCTAACAACACCCCAATTGGTGAACTAACCAATGCGACGCCAAATGGCCGTTTAGCATGGATGCCACTATCAGATGGTATTAGTCCGACGCAGGGCGCTGATAAGCATGGTCCAACCGCCATCATTAAATCAGTGAGCAAAATGAACGTTGAAACCATGAATATAGGTATGGTGCACAACTTCAAATTCCTGAAAGGCTTGCTTGATACCCCTGAAGGGAAAAACGGCTTGATCACCTTGCTACGTACTGCATCAATCTTGGGTAATGGCCAAATGCAGTTTAGCTATGTTGATAACGAAGTCTTGAAGAAAGCCCAGCTTGAACCTGAAAAATACCGTGATTTGATTGTTCGCGTGGCGGGCTACAGTGCTTACTTCGTTGAACTTTGTAAGGAAGTTCAAGATGAAATCATTAGCCGTACGGTTTTAGAAAAATTCTAA
- the cutD gene encoding choline TMA-lyase-activating enzyme, giving the protein MTGIAQVSNETELKGRIFNIQKYSIYDGDGIRTLIFFKGCNLRCDWCANPEGLSSKFQVMVSHDKCVQCGKCADVCPAGVHLMSTDANGNQVHKVDRNVDCIGCRKCEEVCMGDALDIMGKDVTVSELMEIIMQDYDFYMSSGGGVTLGGGELSLQTDFAAALLTECKKQMINTAIETQGTTSLANYEKLAKCVDLFLFDIKQIETNQHRELLGIGNEGVKRNLERLVELGANIVIRMPLIRGHNDSYDSITGAFEYVMDLAKRGNGNIQRIDVLPYHQFGKTKYDKLDMIYPITQDLGYSEEELNKLSDFFTQFDFDIRLVRH; this is encoded by the coding sequence ATGACTGGGATAGCGCAAGTGAGTAATGAGACCGAATTGAAAGGGCGTATTTTTAATATTCAAAAATACTCCATTTATGACGGTGATGGGATCCGTACGCTGATTTTCTTTAAGGGTTGTAATTTACGTTGTGACTGGTGCGCCAATCCTGAAGGTTTGAGCAGCAAGTTCCAAGTTATGGTTAGCCACGACAAATGCGTGCAGTGCGGAAAATGTGCCGATGTTTGTCCTGCTGGTGTTCACCTAATGTCGACGGATGCCAATGGTAATCAAGTCCATAAAGTAGACCGAAATGTCGATTGTATAGGTTGTCGTAAGTGTGAAGAAGTCTGTATGGGTGATGCACTCGATATCATGGGTAAAGATGTGACCGTATCAGAGCTGATGGAAATCATTATGCAAGATTATGATTTCTATATGTCTTCTGGAGGTGGTGTCACCCTTGGTGGCGGTGAGCTGAGTCTACAAACGGATTTCGCGGCCGCGCTGCTAACTGAATGTAAAAAGCAGATGATCAATACCGCCATTGAAACGCAGGGTACAACCAGCCTTGCCAATTACGAAAAGCTAGCAAAATGTGTCGACTTGTTTTTATTTGATATTAAGCAAATCGAAACCAATCAGCACCGTGAGTTATTAGGTATAGGTAATGAAGGCGTAAAACGTAATCTTGAACGCCTGGTTGAACTTGGCGCCAATATTGTTATTCGCATGCCACTGATTCGAGGCCACAACGATTCGTACGACTCGATCACGGGCGCATTTGAATACGTAATGGACTTAGCTAAACGCGGTAACGGTAATATCCAGCGAATCGATGTTTTACCTTATCACCAGTTTGGTAAGACGAAATACGACAAGCTCGACATGATTTATCCCATCACTCAAGACCTTGGTTATAGCGAAGAAGAGCTGAATAAGCTGAGTGACTTCTTCACCCAGTTTGATTTCGATATTCGCTTAGTTCGACATTAA
- a CDS encoding BMC domain-containing protein — translation MTISLGVIETVGLTAAIHAADAACKAAGVSLTGYRKAGSGLVSVYFEGEISAVKAAVDSGLDAICEQSASNMALVMARPDSSVLAMLAHGPILHAETELKVPVEVTAKQTSIEEEVKPEVTMMDEAKPATSAKVTDGDNTTIAANPQSDAQPAEATEPKVPTAMDKQAAVSMSSNSMSSNSMSSDSKSSESSEGAVDKAVRKPAASRRKRTSNKSQGSKK, via the coding sequence ATGACGATAAGTCTTGGGGTGATAGAAACCGTTGGCTTAACTGCCGCTATTCATGCCGCAGATGCAGCGTGTAAGGCCGCAGGGGTAAGTTTAACGGGGTACCGAAAAGCGGGTTCTGGCCTGGTTTCCGTTTACTTTGAAGGGGAAATCAGTGCCGTAAAAGCTGCGGTTGATAGTGGCCTTGATGCTATTTGCGAGCAGTCTGCAAGCAATATGGCACTCGTGATGGCAAGGCCAGATAGCAGTGTGCTAGCCATGTTGGCGCATGGTCCAATTTTGCATGCTGAGACTGAACTGAAAGTACCCGTGGAAGTAACCGCTAAACAGACTTCGATAGAAGAAGAGGTAAAACCTGAAGTAACTATGATGGATGAAGCTAAGCCTGCGACATCAGCAAAGGTTACAGACGGTGATAATACAACAATTGCAGCGAATCCACAGTCAGATGCCCAGCCTGCGGAGGCAACTGAACCTAAGGTTCCAACAGCAATGGATAAACAAGCCGCAGTGTCTATGTCTTCAAACTCTATGTCTTCAAACTCTATGTCTTCAGACTCTAAGTCTTCAGAGTCATCGGAGGGGGCAGTAGATAAAGCGGTGCGTAAGCCAGCGGCGTCACGCCGTAAGCGAACAAGTAACAAGTCGCAGGGAAGTAAGAAATGA
- the pduL gene encoding phosphate propanoyltransferase: MINSALMNEIQQRLPASSVWPKAVPLATSVGIPTGVSNRHVHLSQADIEALFGVGYQLKPLKELRQPGQFAAQECVMVVGPKGSLSKVRVLGPARAETQLEVSKADCYALGIKAPVRESGDLYQSADALLVGTAGHVNLQSKVICAQRHIHMSPQDALVLGVEHGQKVRVSAGQQCGLVFEQVVVRVDSRYALEFHIDTDEANAAGIRSGDAVYLVD, translated from the coding sequence ATGATTAATTCGGCATTAATGAATGAAATCCAGCAACGTTTGCCCGCTTCATCGGTATGGCCTAAAGCAGTGCCGTTGGCAACGTCTGTTGGTATTCCAACAGGGGTTTCAAATCGTCATGTACACCTTTCGCAGGCTGATATTGAGGCATTGTTTGGTGTGGGCTATCAACTAAAGCCGTTGAAAGAGCTACGCCAACCAGGCCAATTTGCCGCGCAAGAGTGCGTGATGGTTGTTGGGCCTAAAGGTAGCTTAAGCAAGGTACGTGTACTTGGCCCAGCAAGAGCGGAAACCCAACTCGAAGTCTCTAAGGCCGATTGCTACGCCTTGGGGATTAAAGCGCCAGTACGTGAGTCAGGTGATTTATACCAGTCGGCTGATGCATTACTGGTGGGTACCGCAGGGCATGTCAATCTGCAGTCGAAAGTCATCTGTGCACAGCGCCATATTCATATGTCGCCGCAAGATGCTTTGGTTTTGGGGGTAGAGCATGGTCAAAAAGTGCGTGTGAGCGCAGGGCAGCAATGTGGCTTGGTGTTTGAGCAGGTTGTTGTTCGTGTTGATAGCCGCTATGCCCTTGAGTTCCATATCGATACCGATGAGGCCAATGCGGCAGGTATTCGTTCGGGTGATGCAGTTTATCTGGTGGATTAA
- a CDS encoding DMT family transporter: MSESVKKWLWMALVIASETSATSTLKMFDTSVGFTKTALLAVIVLLYVVCYYSLSQAVKYLPVGLAYATWSGTGILLVSTLGMVFYGQHPDMAAMVGMAIIASGIIIMNLFSKMGEEEAEETETAPVVQKEGEAQC, from the coding sequence ATGTCTGAATCTGTAAAAAAATGGCTGTGGATGGCGCTGGTGATTGCGTCTGAAACATCTGCAACATCAACCTTAAAAATGTTCGATACCAGTGTTGGTTTTACCAAAACGGCACTATTAGCAGTTATCGTTCTGCTTTATGTGGTGTGTTATTACTCGCTGTCTCAAGCCGTTAAATATTTACCTGTTGGCCTAGCGTATGCGACATGGTCTGGTACCGGTATTTTATTGGTGTCTACATTAGGTATGGTTTTCTACGGTCAGCATCCTGATATGGCTGCCATGGTTGGTATGGCAATCATTGCCAGCGGTATTATTATCATGAACCTATTCTCTAAAATGGGTGAAGAAGAAGCAGAAGAAACTGAAACAGCACCAGTCGTTCAAAAAGAAGGAGAAGCACAATGTTAA
- a CDS encoding DMT family transporter: MLNAGVLWLALSICSEITGTSFIKKTNNFRKIGPSILVISAYSICYFALTKAMGYIPVGIAYSLWCGFGIIGVTLCSMVLYKQKPDFPAILAMGLIITGGVIMNMFSQM; encoded by the coding sequence ATGTTAAATGCAGGCGTATTATGGTTAGCATTGTCTATCTGTTCTGAAATTACAGGTACTTCTTTTATCAAGAAAACCAATAACTTCCGGAAGATTGGACCTTCTATTTTAGTTATTAGTGCCTACAGTATTTGTTACTTTGCTTTGACTAAAGCGATGGGCTATATCCCTGTGGGTATCGCATATTCACTATGGTGTGGCTTCGGTATCATTGGTGTAACACTTTGCTCTATGGTGCTATATAAACAGAAACCTGATTTTCCAGCCATTCTTGCAATGGGCTTGATCATTACAGGTGGCGTGATCATGAATATGTTCTCGCAAATGTAA
- a CDS encoding DUF1496 domain-containing protein: MSASVHALESKTISTGTKAKVHLDVQGVGKRVCFYDDKAYSLGSVIKVENVLLECLPEKEFEQNGALRWHKVGA; encoded by the coding sequence ATGAGTGCTTCTGTTCATGCATTAGAAAGCAAAACAATTTCAACCGGCACTAAGGCTAAAGTCCACCTCGATGTGCAAGGCGTAGGGAAGAGAGTGTGCTTTTATGATGATAAGGCATACTCGTTAGGATCTGTGATTAAGGTTGAAAACGTATTATTAGAATGCTTGCCTGAGAAAGAGTTCGAACAAAACGGAGCACTTCGCTGGCATAAAGTTGGCGCTTAA
- a CDS encoding DUF406 family protein, whose protein sequence is MSNQDLDLEYQACEACGVSAEMGFVIKENDDVAEVKIFANGKTALLAEFSNYLALAKEVNTNFKHETTPLSEESQELTARIEFECSAEKLIFELRSRSLAK, encoded by the coding sequence ATGTCAAACCAAGATCTAGATTTAGAATACCAAGCGTGTGAAGCTTGTGGTGTATCAGCTGAAATGGGCTTCGTAATCAAAGAAAATGATGATGTTGCTGAAGTGAAAATCTTTGCTAATGGCAAAACTGCATTGCTTGCTGAATTCAGCAACTACCTAGCACTAGCTAAAGAAGTAAACACTAACTTCAAACACGAAACAACACCGCTTTCAGAAGAAAGCCAAGAACTAACCGCTCGTATCGAATTTGAATGCAGTGCTGAAAAACTGATTTTTGAACTGCGCAGCCGCTCTCTAGCGAAATAA
- a CDS encoding DUF3316 domain-containing protein, whose amino-acid sequence MNKLLVALTTLLISCSTFAFSWDSKQENINLTAGVSDSREGAYQLGRQFASNIEQSSPKKLKRTLGIYEYGLKTNSIQIDDSQIEVDEFSTAQGDVKYRAVVNVGYSYDIREANNR is encoded by the coding sequence ATGAACAAGTTACTGGTAGCACTCACAACCTTATTGATTAGCTGTAGTACCTTTGCGTTTTCGTGGGACTCTAAACAAGAAAACATAAACTTAACAGCTGGGGTTAGCGACTCTCGGGAAGGCGCTTACCAACTCGGTCGACAATTTGCGTCCAACATAGAGCAGTCATCACCTAAAAAGCTCAAACGTACCCTAGGGATCTACGAATACGGCCTTAAAACAAATTCTATTCAAATTGATGATTCGCAAATTGAAGTAGATGAATTCTCAACCGCTCAAGGTGATGTCAAATACCGCGCTGTCGTCAACGTCGGGTATAGCTACGACATTCGAGAAGCCAATAACCGCTAG